The sequence GTGTCTTTTACGGCGTCATCATGGGCTACAACGATTTGTTTTTGGGCCGCGTGGTGGACTTTGTCCACGTGAGCCTGTGGCGCGGCTTCATTCCGGAAGTGGTGCCCTTTATTGGCGGAGCCTACATGGAGCTCTTTCCGATCTGGAACGTGGCGGACATGGCCATTGTGCTGGGCGTGGTGGGCGTGCTTACGTTCCACCATACGTACCACCGCCGCCTGTACGCCCAGCAGCAGCGTGCCGTTGCGCTCGATGCCGAAGGCACGCCCCGGCCCGAGGCGATGCCCGCGCGCCCTGGGGCGTCGTCGTCTGCGCCCCTCCTTGACGATGCCTCGGCCGCAGAATCGAGCGCTTAGCCGCGCGTCTCGCCGTCTTTGTTTGTTTGCCTTGCGCGCCCTTGCCTATGCCTGATCAGTCGCACATCCGCAACTTTTGCATAATCGCCCACATCGACCACGGGAAGAGCACCCTGGCCGACCGGCTGCTGGAGCGCACCGGCACGATTACCGAGCGCGAGATGCAGGAGCAGACGCTCGACGACATGGACCTGGAGCGCGAGCGGGGCATCACCATCAAGAGCCATGCGGTGCGCATGCGCCACACGGCCGCTGATGGCGAGGAATACGTGCTGAACCTGATCGACACGCCCGGGCACGTCGACTTTACCTACGAGGTGTCGCGGGCGCTGAAGGCCTGCGAGGGGGCGCTGTTGGTGGTGGACGCCGCGCAGGGCATCGAAGCGCAGACCATCTCGAACGTCTACCTGGCCATGGAGCAGGACTTGGAGATCATCCCGGTCCTGAACAAGGTGGATCTGCCCGTGGCGCGCCCCGATGAAGTGGCCATGTCGCTGGAGGAGCTGCTGGGCGAGCCGGCCGAAGACATCCGCAAGATCAGCGCCAAAACCGGCACGGGCGTCGACGAACTGATCGATCTCATCATCGACCGCGTGCCGCCGCCTGCGGGCGACCCGGACGCCCCCCTGCGCGCCCTCATTTTCGACTCCATCTACGACGCGTACCGCGGCTCGGTGGTGTACGCGCGCATCCTGGACGGCGCCCTCGAACAGGGCGACACCATGGAGTTTATGTCGAACCACAAGCGCTACGACGCCGAAGAGCTGGGCGTGTTGCGCCTGGGGCGTAAGCCGGTCGACCGGCTGGTGGCGGGCGACGTGGGCTACATCATCGGGTCGGTGAAAGATGTGCAGGACACCCGCGTGGGCGATACCATCACGCATGCGCACAACGGCGCCTCCACGCCCATCCCGGGCTTTAAGGAGGTGAAGCCGATGGTGTTTAGCGGCGTCTACCCCACCGACTCCGAAGACTTCGAGGACCTGCGCAGCGCGCTCGACAAGCTGCAGCTCAACGACGCGTCGCTGACGTACGTGCCCGAGACGAGCGCGGCCCTCGGGTTTGGCTTTCGGGTGGGCTTTTTGGGGCTGCTGCACATGGAAATTATCCAGGAGCGCCTCGACCGCGAGTTTGGGCTCGACATCATCACCACGGTGCCCAACGTGGAGTACCGCGTTGACGTGGACACCGGCAAGGGTATGGAGCGGGTGGTGGTCGACAATCCGGAAGACATGCCGCACTACGGCGACATCGAAACGGTCTACGAGCCGTTTGTAAAGGCCGACATCATCACGCCGACGGAGTACATTGGCAACCTCATGCAGCTGTGCGAAGAGCGGCGCGGCGTGTACGTGAACCAGCAATACCTCGATACCGAGCGCGTCAACCTGCAGTACGAGCTGCCCCTGGCCGAAATTGTGTTCGATTTCTACGATACGCTCAAAAGCGTGAGCCGCGGGTACGCCTCCTTCGACTACGAATTCCTGGAGTACCGCGCCAGCGACCTCGTGAAGCTCACAATCCTCATCAACGAGGACCCGGTCGACGCCCTCTCCACCATCGTGCACCGCGACAAGGCGTACGGCGTCGGCCGCAAGCTCACGAAGCGCCTGAAGGAGCTCATCCCGCAGCAAATGTTTGAGGTGCCCGTGCAGGCCTCCATCGGGCGCCGCATCGTGGCTCGCGAGACCGTGCGCGCGCAGCGCAAGAACGTAACCGCGAAGTGCTACGGCGGCGACATCACCCGGAAGCGCAAGCTGCTGGAGAAACAGAAAGAAGGCAAGAAGCGCATGAAGCAGGTCGGCTCGGTTGACGTGCCGCAGGAGGCGTTTCTCGCAATTCTTTCGATGGATGAGTAGCGGAGGGCGATGAAACGTGCAATCTGTGGACTGCTGGTGTGGAGCGCGGTCTTCTGCGGGAGCGCGGCGGGGCAGGCCCCGTCGATTGTAGAGCGGTACCAGCACGTCCGTCGCCATCAACTGGCCGTGCAGGTGTTGCATGGCGGCCTTCCCGCACTTCCACCCGCTCGGCTTCCGGTGGCTGGCGATACGCTACGGACGGGCGCGGCCGCCGACGCGTCGGCGACAGACGCATCGGCGGGTCTGCCGTTTGCCATCACCGAGCAGCACAAGGTGAGCAAGCTGGGGCGCTCGTGGTTCACCAAGAAGTTTGAAGGCACGCCGTGGGCGTTTTTGGGGCGCAGCGACGCGCTGACGCTGCTCGACACCACCCGCACCGCCGTGCTGCGCGCGCGCCTGCAAGCCCAGTTTGGCGACCCCACCCAAACGCTCGGCGACTTCAACCTGCGCCGCCCGCGCGATAGCTACGTGCAGTTCGAATACTGGTTTGTGGTGAACGACAGCATCCCCGTGAAGGTAAGCGACGTGGGTGGGCCGGGCGATCGCGGGCTGATCTTTGCCACGCATGCGCGCTACCGCCCCGTTCTTCATGCGCTTCGCGACAGCGTGCTGGCCCCCGTGCGGCACCATGCGGCCCGCGCGGTGTATGTGGACTACTGGTTTGAGGCGGACGCCCGCCGCTGGTACCGGGTGGGTTACGACGGCGCACGCTTCTTCCGGGAGCGCGTCTATCGCTACCAGCTTACGCCGGGCCGCCGCCCGTGGATTGACGGCGCTGCCACGCCCTGATCCCTCATTGCTTCGACCATTGCCCTAACGCTTGTTTCGCCGTGGCTGATACCCAAACGTCGCATCGCTCCTCCCGTACGGCCCGCCAGCGCGGGCGGCGCACGCACCGCAACGGGCGCGACGAGCACCCCACCAAGGGGCCGCTTCGCCAGTGGGCCGAGGCGTTTATCTTTGCCGCCGTGGTGGTGCTCATCGTGCGCACCCTCTTCTTCGACCTGTATCGCATTCCCACCCCGTCGATGGAGAAGAATCTCCTCGTCGGCGACTACCTGTTTGTCTCG comes from Salisaeta longa DSM 21114 and encodes:
- the lepA gene encoding translation elongation factor 4 — its product is MPDQSHIRNFCIIAHIDHGKSTLADRLLERTGTITEREMQEQTLDDMDLERERGITIKSHAVRMRHTAADGEEYVLNLIDTPGHVDFTYEVSRALKACEGALLVVDAAQGIEAQTISNVYLAMEQDLEIIPVLNKVDLPVARPDEVAMSLEELLGEPAEDIRKISAKTGTGVDELIDLIIDRVPPPAGDPDAPLRALIFDSIYDAYRGSVVYARILDGALEQGDTMEFMSNHKRYDAEELGVLRLGRKPVDRLVAGDVGYIIGSVKDVQDTRVGDTITHAHNGASTPIPGFKEVKPMVFSGVYPTDSEDFEDLRSALDKLQLNDASLTYVPETSAALGFGFRVGFLGLLHMEIIQERLDREFGLDIITTVPNVEYRVDVDTGKGMERVVVDNPEDMPHYGDIETVYEPFVKADIITPTEYIGNLMQLCEERRGVYVNQQYLDTERVNLQYELPLAEIVFDFYDTLKSVSRGYASFDYEFLEYRASDLVKLTILINEDPVDALSTIVHRDKAYGVGRKLTKRLKELIPQQMFEVPVQASIGRRIVARETVRAQRKNVTAKCYGGDITRKRKLLEKQKEGKKRMKQVGSVDVPQEAFLAILSMDE
- a CDS encoding signal peptidase II yields the protein MRIFWISALVVCVDQLTKAAVVQLMVKYESIPLLGNWLKFTYTENPGMAFGIQFGPPGTITVLALIATALLVAYCWHVRNGYTPYVASLAFVMGGALGNMIDRVFYGVIMGYNDLFLGRVVDFVHVSLWRGFIPEVVPFIGGAYMELFPIWNVADMAIVLGVVGVLTFHHTYHRRLYAQQQRAVALDAEGTPRPEAMPARPGASSSAPLLDDASAAESSA